The sequence CTTTACAACATCGACGCGTTCTTCGAGTAAACAGGATGCGCCATTCCCGCTCCATCCCGGTGACCATTCGGCGCTGATACCGGCTATCGGTCGATCACAGCAGGCCCTACCGCCAGTCGGCTGTTTTCCGCACAATCCGATCTGCGCCGAGAACCTCCGTGGTGGTGGGGCCTGCCACACAGCCGGCATATCCTCCCCGGCTCTCCTCCGTTCTTCTCCGGCTCCTTCCCCGTCTCCGTCCCGGATGCGGGCGCGCACCCGCCGGCGCCGCCGTCAGCCCTGGCTCAGCGCGTCGGTCAGCACCGCCAGGTAGCCGTCGCTCCGCTGAGCGCGCACGGCGTAGTGCGCGGGATCATCGGTGGCGATCGTGCCCAGGCCGTCGACGTAGCGGTTGTACATGCAGAACGCCGCCGCGATCAGCACCGTGTCGTGGATCTCCATGTCCGTCGCACCCGCCGCCCGGGCGGCGTCGACGTCCGCCCTGGAGACCTTCTTCCCGCCCTGCTGGACCGCGGCCGCGATGACCAGCAACGCCCTCATTTTCTCCGAGACCGGTGCCGCGTCCAGGTCCGCGCGTACCTGCTCCACCAGTGTCATCCCCTCGGGAAGATGCGCGGCCGCGATGGCCGCGTGGGTGAAGAAACAGAACCTGCACTCGTTCAGCGCCGAAACATATGTGGCGATCAGCTCCCGCTCCCCACGCGACAGGGAGTTCTCCCGGAACAGCAGCACCTCCACCAGCCCGTTCAGCGGGAAAGCCGCATCCGGCCGGTATTTGAACAGGCCTCGAATTCCGGGTTCGTCGGAGTTGAGAGCGATGTGAGGCGTGGAGTCCCCCTCATGGTTGAACTGGCCCGGACGGGTGCGGTCCGCCCATTCCACATCACAGGACGGGGCACGGGAAGAAAGTATGTCCGACAGTTTTTCGGCAACATTCGGGCGGGCTGGATAGGCGACTGCGTTTGTCATTTCCTGACTCCTTTGCAGAGCTGTTCATATGTCCTCACACAAATAACTCTGCGTTCTCCGCCCTCCATGGACCAGACGGCTCGGAGGCATCAAGTTGTCCACCGGCAACCACTTCCTGCCAGCCCGGAATTTGACAGGGAGCCCGGTTTTCCCGCCGCTCCCGGGGAGCGGCGACGTCAGGCGGGCCCGTGCCGGCTCTCGCCCGGGAGCCGTTCGCCGAGCAGGCGGCGCGGACCGGCCCCCTCGTCGCCGAGCCGGTCGTCGGGATTGCTCAGGACGCACCGGTCGACGGACAGGCAGCCGCAGCCGATGCAGTCCGACAGATCGTCACGCAGGCGGGTGAGCCGGTCGATGCGGACGTCGAGTTCGGCACGCCATCCGGCGGACAGGCGGGACCAGTCGGCGCGGGTGGGAGTCCGGCCCTCGGGCAGCTCCGCCAGAGCCTCGGCGACCATGCGCAGCGGGATGCCGACCCGGTGCGCCACGCGGATGAAGGCGACCCGGCGCAGGGTCTCGCGGGGGTAGCGGCGCTGGTTGCCCGCGGTCCTGCGGCTGTGGATGAGGCCCTTGTCCTCGTAGAAGTGCAGGGCGGTGACCGCGACGCCCGAGCGCGCGGCGAGCTGGCCGACGGTGAGCTCGGCGGCGTCGAAGGGAGGTTTGAGCATGGCGCGATGGTACGGCTTTACCTATACCATGATCGAGGTTTCATGCCCGGCCGGGCGCGACCGGCACAGGGGACGCTCCCACCGCGACCTCCCCACCCGGCCGGACAGCGGGAGCGGATCGGCCTCGCCACACTCGCCCTGCCCGCCCCGCCGGCCTCTCCGGAACCGGCCGTGACCCGTCCGGCACCGCACGCCATCAGCCGGGATCCGGCGCCCAGCGGCTCCGAGCCGCTTTCGATCACGGCCTCGGCGGTCCCGATCACCGCACTCTTCCGCGTCCGGCGGACGCCCCCGTCCGCCACGGAGGTGGCGTACAGGTCAGCCTGACGGGTGTCGTGGCGGCGAGCGGGATCGCGCCGAAGGCCGCGACCAGCCGGGGCGGTCCGCCGAACACATGCCGGAAGGCCAACGGTGTCCGTCTCCGCGCGGAACCCGGCTTCCGTGCATTCATCGCGCCCCGATGTACGCACGTTCCGGGGAATCAGCGCTACAGGCAAGTTTGCGGCGAATACGGTGATAGATCCGATATATCGCGGCAACGGCAGCGTGATATTGAAATCGTGACATTCGCCGGTCCATGGCCTTTGACCTGCCCGGCTCCCCTCGGGCCACGCCGGCGCCGGGAAACCTCCGACCATGTCGATCGGCGCCCCGTCGGGCGGGCCCGTGACAATCAACCAGACGGGGGTGCCGGGGTCTCGGACATCCATGTCCCGGGCATCCATGTCTCGTGCAGGTGCCGCCAGCGCAGTCCGTGCGGAGCCGCCGGATCGCGCAGGAACACCGCGGTGGAGCGGCGATTCCGGTCCGCGCCCGTACCGCGCTGCCACTCCTGGTAGGCGGCCACGAGCAGCGAGCCGTCCGCCGCCACCAGCTCCACCTCGCGGATCCGTATCTCGATCCCCGGCGTACGGCCGTGCTCGGCCTCGACCCAGGCCAGCACCTGATCGCGGGTCAGCGACGGGCCGTCCGGCCCGCTGAGCGTGAAGCCCGGCAGGAGTGACCCGGCGAAGGCGTCGAACTCCTCGGCGGTGCGCGGCGCTCTCCCCGACAGCCAGCGTTCGATGACCTCGTGCAGCCGGACGATCTCCGCCCGGCAGGCCGCCGCGACGTCCGCCTCGCGGGACCTCCCGTCCGCCGCCTCCCGAACGCTCCCGGCATCCGCCTCGCGGGACCTCCCGTCCGCCGCCTCCCGAACGCCCCCGGCGTCCGTCCCGTGAACGCTCCCGGCGACCGTCCCGCGCGCCGTACCGCCCGCCGCCTCGTGTGGCCCGGTCATCGGGCGGTCCCGGCGAGGAGGCGCCAGGGGCGGGCGGCGATCCAGGTGCGCAGGGGCGTGAGCCTGATGCCCAGCGTCTCCTCCACCGCCTGGCGGTCCACGCCGTACAGGGTCTCGCCGGCGCCGGCGATCCACCGGTAGGTCGAGGCCACGCCGGCCGCAGCCGGGGCGCCGAGCGCGTGGGCCAGACCCGCCTCGAACCCGGCGGGGTCCTGGGCGGCGTAGTCGACCCGGTGGCCCAGCTCAGCGGTGAAGGCCGCGGCCAGTTCCGGGCCGGTCACCGTGTCGGGACCGCCGAGGTCCAGGACGGTGCCGGCCAGGCCGTCCCGGGTGAGGGCGGCCACCGTCGCCGCGGCGAGGTCGTCGTGGCTGAGCCACGCGACCGGGGAGCGGGCGGGCAGCGGGTAGCGCAGCACGCCGTCGTGGACGAGCGGCCCCGCCACCCAGGGCGCGCAGAGGTTGTCGAGGTAGATCGGCGGACGCAGGACGACGGTGGGCACGCCCGAGCCGAGCATCGCGGTCGCGGCGGCCCGCCTGGTCTCGAACGCCGCCACCCCCGTCACGGCCTCCGGCAGCCGGTTGCCGGTGTTGAACACCAGGCGCCGCAGGCCGGAGGCGAGCGCCGCGTCGGCGACGTTGCGCACGTAGGAGGCGACCCGCTCCGGCTCGTAGATCATGGGCAGCAGGACCGAGGCGTGCGTCGTGCCCGCGAAGGCCGCCTTGGCCTGCTCGGGGTCGCCGAGGTCGGCGACGAAGGGTTCCACCCCT comes from Streptosporangium roseum DSM 43021 and encodes:
- a CDS encoding carboxymuconolactone decarboxylase family protein produces the protein MEWADRTRPGQFNHEGDSTPHIALNSDEPGIRGLFKYRPDAAFPLNGLVEVLLFRENSLSRGERELIATYVSALNECRFCFFTHAAIAAAHLPEGMTLVEQVRADLDAAPVSEKMRALLVIAAAVQQGGKKVSRADVDAARAAGATDMEIHDTVLIAAAFCMYNRYVDGLGTIATDDPAHYAVRAQRSDGYLAVLTDALSQG
- the soxR gene encoding redox-sensitive transcriptional activator SoxR, whose product is MLKPPFDAAELTVGQLAARSGVAVTALHFYEDKGLIHSRRTAGNQRRYPRETLRRVAFIRVAHRVGIPLRMVAEALAELPEGRTPTRADWSRLSAGWRAELDVRIDRLTRLRDDLSDCIGCGCLSVDRCVLSNPDDRLGDEGAGPRRLLGERLPGESRHGPA
- a CDS encoding DUF4440 domain-containing protein, giving the protein MTGPHEAAGGTARGTVAGSVHGTDAGGVREAADGRSREADAGSVREAADGRSREADVAAACRAEIVRLHEVIERWLSGRAPRTAEEFDAFAGSLLPGFTLSGPDGPSLTRDQVLAWVEAEHGRTPGIEIRIREVELVAADGSLLVAAYQEWQRGTGADRNRRSTAVFLRDPAAPHGLRWRHLHETWMPGTWMSETPAPPSG
- a CDS encoding SDR family oxidoreductase — translated: MTSIERQRHLVVGAAGAQGGAVARRLLARGHRVRGLTRSAEGRDRLPEGVEPFVADLGDPEQAKAAFAGTTHASVLLPMIYEPERVASYVRNVADAALASGLRRLVFNTGNRLPEAVTGVAAFETRRAAATAMLGSGVPTVVLRPPIYLDNLCAPWVAGPLVHDGVLRYPLPARSPVAWLSHDDLAAATVAALTRDGLAGTVLDLGGPDTVTGPELAAAFTAELGHRVDYAAQDPAGFEAGLAHALGAPAAAGVASTYRWIAGAGETLYGVDRQAVEETLGIRLTPLRTWIAARPWRLLAGTAR